The following proteins are encoded in a genomic region of Spirosoma sp. SC4-14:
- a CDS encoding GNAT family N-acetyltransferase codes for MEQIIVRKASIGDFETIQLIGKETFFETFAQSNTEADMKTYLEINFSDEKVKSELSSPDSLFYIALNGESSIGYLKVNVGKGQTELQDEASLEIERIYVKSSYHGKKVGQLLYEKALEIAQRQKKTYIWLGVWEENPKAIRFYEKNGFVAFDKHVFKLGEDEQTDVMMKKVL; via the coding sequence ATGGAACAGATAATAGTAAGAAAAGCCTCTATCGGCGATTTCGAAACCATACAGCTTATTGGCAAAGAAACCTTTTTCGAAACGTTTGCTCAAAGCAATACAGAAGCGGATATGAAGACCTATCTGGAGATAAACTTTAGTGACGAAAAAGTAAAGTCTGAACTAAGCAGCCCAGATTCGCTATTTTATATTGCCTTAAACGGTGAAAGCTCTATTGGTTATTTGAAAGTAAATGTTGGTAAAGGCCAAACAGAACTACAGGACGAAGCCTCTCTCGAAATTGAACGTATTTATGTAAAGAGTAGCTATCATGGCAAAAAAGTAGGACAGCTTCTCTATGAGAAAGCACTGGAAATTGCTCAACGTCAAAAAAAGACCTATATCTGGCTGGGTGTATGGGAAGAGAATCCCAAAGCGATACGGTTTTATGAAAAGAATGGATTTGTTGCCTTCGACAAACATGTTTTCAAATTAGGCGAAGATGAACAAACCGATGTCATGATGAAAAAAGTGCTTTAA
- the nfi gene encoding deoxyribonuclease V (cleaves DNA at apurinic or apyrimidinic sites), producing the protein MAAYQPLHDWNVSPAEAVALQQQLRSQIRIEPLQKTPRTIAGCDISFNKFEETVYAGIVVLNLETLETIDETGVISTAPFPYIPGLLSFREIPSLLQAWAKLKTEPDVVMFDGHGTAHPRRIGIASHAGLFLNRPTFGCGKSVLVGKYDEPAPERGSWSPMRHYGEVIGAALRTKNKVNPVYVSPGHLIDLETAMALTLQCDGGYRIPEPTRRAHNLVNALRRGERVDLSN; encoded by the coding sequence ATGGCCGCCTATCAACCTCTGCACGACTGGAACGTTTCGCCCGCCGAAGCCGTCGCTCTACAGCAGCAATTGCGCTCGCAGATACGAATCGAACCACTACAAAAAACACCCAGAACGATTGCAGGCTGCGATATTTCGTTCAATAAGTTTGAAGAGACGGTCTACGCTGGCATTGTAGTGCTGAATCTGGAAACGCTCGAAACCATTGACGAAACGGGCGTAATCAGTACGGCGCCCTTTCCGTATATCCCTGGTCTGCTGTCGTTTCGCGAAATTCCGTCGTTGCTGCAAGCCTGGGCAAAGCTCAAAACGGAACCCGATGTTGTGATGTTCGATGGACATGGTACGGCCCACCCGCGCCGAATTGGCATTGCGTCGCACGCGGGGCTTTTTCTGAATCGGCCAACGTTCGGTTGTGGCAAATCGGTACTGGTCGGCAAATACGACGAGCCAGCGCCCGAACGGGGTTCATGGTCCCCCATGCGACACTACGGCGAGGTAATTGGTGCTGCCCTGCGAACGAAAAACAAAGTGAATCCGGTCTATGTATCGCCCGGTCATCTGATCGATCTGGAAACGGCTATGGCACTTACCCTTCAGTGCGACGGTGGCTACCGCATTCCCGAACCGACACGGCGCGCCCACAATCTGGTAAATGCTCTGCGCCGGGGAGAACGGGTTGACCTTTCAAACTAA
- a CDS encoding S41 family peptidase, with amino-acid sequence MRLTHIFLFTLFACSLAAQPVTDTLQTNVLQPADMQADFRYFRRLLEETHPGLYRYTPKPVMQAKLDSLAGTLTKPMPFYDFFRTIESLVADIRCAHTHALPAKNWESLFNSHWKTFPLFMFPIQNHSYILFNGTANETIKPGFELLRINGHSMEAIRQRLFRYHWDDGYIQTSKQAVMQGQLFALFYYWFMEQPDVFHLTLRKLTGDTIQVDVPAQPFTTSLRFYKKNPVNKQMIGWYGKNAKHPWRLSFPNDMPRTALLRLDSFGGEGAKNSDEAVVLFRAFMDKAMRQLAKKGIRNLIVDLNNNPGGWDSQGIELFSYLMKSDSAAAYYERQYSVTDSSEFIQFSDLSEQDRKNVKNELIPESDGTFTLKQGDVGRGPRRYLPKPNRFRGQVYIFMNGRSASTASEFLAVAHANRVGVFLGEESGGAYEGGNGGSFIHLELPHSKIYVGSPLLYYHNAVGEVTKKGRGTMPDYALDITIDDVLNHTNSRLDFVKKLILEN; translated from the coding sequence GTGCGACTTACCCATATTTTTCTCTTTACGCTGTTCGCCTGCTCGCTTGCGGCCCAGCCCGTAACGGATACCCTCCAGACCAATGTTCTGCAACCCGCCGATATGCAGGCCGACTTTCGCTATTTCCGCCGTTTGCTCGAAGAAACGCATCCAGGCCTGTATCGTTATACACCCAAACCGGTTATGCAGGCTAAACTCGACAGTCTGGCCGGAACGCTAACCAAGCCGATGCCTTTCTATGATTTTTTTCGAACAATTGAGTCCCTCGTTGCCGACATTCGATGCGCACACACCCACGCGCTTCCGGCAAAAAACTGGGAAAGTCTGTTCAATAGCCATTGGAAAACCTTCCCTTTGTTTATGTTTCCCATCCAGAATCATTCCTATATTCTGTTCAACGGAACCGCCAATGAAACCATAAAACCCGGCTTTGAATTATTGCGTATCAATGGACATTCGATGGAGGCTATTCGGCAACGGTTGTTTCGCTATCATTGGGACGACGGCTATATCCAAACCTCAAAACAGGCTGTCATGCAAGGGCAGCTTTTCGCTCTGTTTTATTACTGGTTTATGGAGCAGCCCGATGTTTTTCATCTGACGCTTCGGAAACTAACGGGCGATACCATTCAGGTTGACGTACCGGCCCAGCCATTTACAACCTCCCTGCGCTTCTACAAAAAGAATCCGGTCAACAAACAGATGATTGGCTGGTATGGCAAAAACGCAAAACATCCGTGGCGGTTATCATTTCCTAACGATATGCCGCGAACAGCCTTGTTACGCCTGGACAGCTTTGGGGGCGAAGGGGCCAAAAACAGCGACGAAGCCGTAGTACTATTCCGGGCGTTCATGGATAAGGCCATGCGTCAGCTTGCGAAAAAAGGAATCCGCAACCTAATCGTTGACCTGAACAACAATCCGGGCGGTTGGGATAGTCAGGGAATCGAACTGTTTTCCTATCTGATGAAATCAGATTCGGCCGCTGCCTATTATGAGCGACAATATAGCGTGACCGACAGTTCGGAATTCATCCAGTTTTCGGATTTATCGGAACAAGATCGGAAAAACGTTAAAAACGAACTTATTCCTGAATCGGACGGCACATTCACGCTGAAACAGGGTGATGTGGGCCGTGGTCCCAGACGGTATTTACCCAAGCCCAATCGATTTCGGGGTCAGGTTTATATTTTTATGAATGGCCGGAGCGCGTCCACGGCATCGGAGTTTCTGGCCGTTGCCCATGCCAATCGGGTAGGTGTGTTTCTGGGCGAAGAGTCGGGGGGCGCTTATGAAGGCGGCAATGGTGGTAGTTTTATTCATCTCGAACTCCCACACTCAAAAATCTACGTCGGCAGCCCATTGCTGTATTACCACAATGCCGTTGGTGAAGTTACGAAAAAAGGGCGGGGTACTATGCCCGACTATGCCCTGGACATTACGATCGACGATGTATTAAACCACACCAATAGTCGACTGGATTTTGTAAAGAAATTGATTCTGGAAAACTAG